The following proteins are co-located in the Rheinheimera salexigens genome:
- a CDS encoding TonB-dependent receptor domain-containing protein has translation MKHAVPTKLSLLIGLTLAAQANADLADVAYTPDGIERIVVTASGFEQKLTEAPASISVITQEEIRQSSFTSLLDAVKYQEGVDIGTTRDKTGQGSVSMRGLTGEYTLLLIDGRRQNNHGDIYPNNFGGNAFNHVPPLASIDRIEVIRGPASTLYGADALGGVINIITKKHTAGWSGEVSMGRSVQSDDEFGDDFTTEISVMGPLIDNVLSLGLRGSLYDQQASSPTFAPAIDPNGNVIVRELGFGSGGRTVDNNDKHVGFSLSWTPADNQRLKFDYDSSNQVYDNTPSYDIENDSIIYPLGTKDSIEALWQDSRGKVNPRTGYAADQEFDRNWWSLAHDAQWGFGSSMIALSYVDTANNGRTIPLSVAERLLLQEMYDGTGEYAGLTEEARRNLAEETFLPRPARPLESKQYTLDARLDIPLEAAGYHNFVVGGQLIHGELIDGVFGLETGTTGKKQRQKMYSLYVEDNWMMNEDFTLTAGVRYDNHDTFGSQVSPRLYAVYSINADWTLKGGVSTGYKTPNTTDLYDGITGFGGQGTSPFAGNPELQPETSVNSEIALYWNAADSGHNFNITYFKTRFDDKIASGDTIQSCTQTQGVRPCVNLGEYDQLGYQTYSQKINIDEVDIQGVEIAGRYQFTPKLSLQGNYTWTDSEQKSGAQAGQPLTNTAEHMANIRAYWAMTDTLTVYLQGELRSDRYRGYDSIINKALYYKNYSLLNLGASYEHSEFIRFDFRINNLLDRDFTSYSTTYTDLNNDGEYDYVTGRGAVSEVLFTDDYNVKDKSRNLWIGMTVSF, from the coding sequence ATGAAACATGCAGTGCCAACAAAGCTGTCTTTATTAATAGGTTTAACTTTAGCTGCGCAAGCTAACGCCGATTTAGCTGATGTGGCTTACACTCCAGACGGTATTGAGCGCATTGTAGTTACAGCGTCAGGTTTTGAGCAAAAATTGACAGAGGCACCTGCAAGTATCTCGGTTATTACCCAAGAAGAAATTCGCCAAAGTTCATTTACAAGTTTACTAGATGCAGTGAAGTATCAAGAGGGCGTTGATATTGGCACTACCCGTGATAAGACAGGCCAAGGTTCTGTAAGCATGCGTGGTCTTACCGGTGAATACACCTTGCTTCTTATCGACGGCCGTCGCCAGAATAACCATGGCGATATTTACCCAAATAATTTTGGAGGTAACGCTTTTAACCATGTCCCGCCATTAGCCAGTATTGATCGCATCGAAGTTATTCGTGGGCCAGCTTCAACGCTGTATGGCGCAGATGCACTTGGCGGTGTTATTAATATTATTACCAAAAAGCATACTGCAGGCTGGAGCGGTGAAGTAAGCATGGGCAGAAGTGTGCAGTCTGATGATGAGTTTGGTGACGACTTCACCACGGAAATTTCAGTCATGGGGCCGTTAATTGATAATGTATTAAGCTTGGGACTGCGTGGCAGTCTTTATGACCAACAAGCGTCTTCACCGACATTTGCACCTGCAATTGATCCTAATGGCAATGTAATAGTGCGAGAACTCGGTTTTGGTAGCGGTGGACGTACCGTGGATAATAATGACAAGCATGTTGGTTTTTCGCTGTCGTGGACACCGGCTGATAATCAACGCTTAAAGTTCGATTACGACTCTTCAAATCAAGTTTACGATAATACGCCAAGCTATGACATTGAAAATGATAGTATTATTTATCCATTAGGCACTAAAGACAGTATTGAGGCACTTTGGCAAGATAGTCGGGGTAAAGTTAATCCCCGCACAGGTTATGCTGCAGATCAAGAATTTGATCGTAATTGGTGGTCATTGGCACACGATGCACAATGGGGCTTTGGTTCTAGTATGATTGCTCTGTCCTATGTAGATACTGCTAACAATGGCCGTACCATACCGCTTAGCGTGGCTGAACGCTTATTATTACAGGAAATGTATGACGGCACGGGTGAGTATGCCGGTTTAACTGAAGAAGCCCGCCGTAATCTAGCTGAAGAAACCTTTTTACCACGTCCAGCAAGACCACTTGAAAGTAAGCAGTACACGTTAGATGCGCGACTTGATATACCTTTAGAAGCGGCGGGCTATCATAATTTTGTAGTGGGTGGTCAACTGATACACGGTGAATTAATTGATGGGGTATTTGGTTTAGAAACCGGCACCACGGGCAAAAAGCAGCGGCAAAAAATGTATTCGTTGTATGTCGAAGATAACTGGATGATGAACGAAGACTTTACTCTGACCGCAGGGGTTAGGTACGACAACCACGATACTTTTGGTAGTCAGGTTTCGCCACGATTGTACGCTGTATATAGCATTAATGCTGACTGGACATTAAAAGGAGGCGTGAGTACGGGTTACAAAACTCCGAATACTACTGATTTATATGACGGAATTACTGGTTTTGGTGGCCAAGGGACAAGCCCGTTTGCGGGTAATCCTGAACTTCAGCCAGAAACCAGTGTGAATTCTGAAATTGCCCTGTATTGGAACGCTGCAGATAGCGGCCACAACTTTAACATTACGTATTTTAAAACCCGGTTTGATGACAAAATTGCTAGTGGTGATACGATCCAAAGCTGCACCCAAACTCAAGGTGTTCGGCCTTGCGTAAATTTAGGCGAATATGATCAGTTAGGGTACCAAACTTACAGTCAGAAAATAAATATTGATGAAGTTGATATTCAAGGCGTAGAAATCGCAGGTCGTTATCAATTTACGCCAAAATTGTCTTTACAGGGTAATTATACTTGGACCGACAGTGAACAGAAAAGTGGCGCGCAAGCAGGACAACCCCTAACCAATACTGCTGAGCACATGGCAAATATTCGTGCGTACTGGGCTATGACTGACACCCTAACGGTATATTTGCAAGGAGAGCTGCGTTCTGATCGATACCGTGGTTACGACAGCATAATAAATAAAGCGCTGTATTATAAAAATTATAGCCTGCTTAACCTTGGTGCCAGCTATGAACACAGTGAATTTATCCGTTTTGACTTTCGCATAAATAATCTACTTGATCGTGACTTCACTTCTTACTCAACTACTTACACCGATTTAAATAATGATGGTGAATACGACTACGTAACCGGCCGCGGCGCCGTTAGCGAAGTTCTGTTTACTGACGACTATAACGTTAAAGATAAATCACGTAATTTATGGATTGGCATGACGGTAAGTTTCTAA
- a CDS encoding patatin-like phospholipase family protein: MVTPKITPNNDTQKNASQTALLLAGGGARAAYQVGVLKAIAQHYPRNSAIPFKIISGTSAGAINGAAMASYASCFHLGVKKLEWIWRNFSTHQVYYADYIRVFRHIFRSVFSGFQADYANKTPVSLFDSKPLRLMLAKILDLQRIDRNIMGGYLSSVSVTASCYNNGDSITFFQSKDAQEWRRAKRAGQRTLLGVHHLMASAAIPLVFPSVRIHQQYFGDGSVNQLAPLSAPIHLGADKIMIIGLADPRSHDSSQRMMHHPDLATIAGHLLDTVFTDTLNSDLERLQRINSTIAVLEQHTIASPLKKIDTLLINPSQNFSQIASEHYLALPLAVRTILRLTGTRQHSESSLASYLLFEKSYTRRLIELGVEDANQQMPQILKFLKS; encoded by the coding sequence TTGGTTACGCCGAAAATAACACCTAATAATGACACGCAAAAAAATGCGTCACAAACTGCCTTGCTTTTAGCAGGAGGCGGTGCCAGAGCAGCGTATCAGGTCGGCGTGCTTAAAGCTATTGCCCAACATTACCCTCGAAATAGTGCGATACCTTTTAAAATTATTAGTGGCACGTCTGCCGGTGCAATTAATGGTGCCGCGATGGCCAGCTATGCGTCGTGCTTCCACCTTGGTGTCAAAAAGCTAGAGTGGATATGGCGCAACTTTTCTACCCATCAAGTTTACTATGCGGATTATATTCGGGTGTTTCGACATATATTTCGCAGTGTTTTTAGTGGTTTTCAAGCTGATTATGCCAATAAAACCCCAGTCAGTTTATTTGATAGTAAACCCTTACGCTTAATGTTAGCTAAGATTTTAGATTTACAAAGGATAGATCGCAATATTATGGGCGGCTATTTATCTAGCGTGTCGGTTACCGCCTCTTGTTATAATAACGGCGACTCCATTACTTTCTTCCAATCTAAAGATGCCCAAGAGTGGCGTCGGGCAAAACGTGCGGGCCAACGAACCTTATTAGGCGTACATCATTTAATGGCCTCTGCGGCTATTCCGCTAGTGTTCCCCTCAGTGCGTATTCACCAACAATATTTTGGTGATGGCTCGGTCAATCAGTTAGCACCATTAAGTGCGCCTATTCATCTAGGTGCTGATAAAATTATGATTATTGGTCTAGCGGACCCACGTAGTCATGATTCTAGCCAACGTATGATGCACCATCCTGATCTTGCTACTATAGCAGGCCATTTGTTAGATACTGTATTCACGGATACCCTTAATTCAGATTTAGAACGCCTGCAACGAATTAACAGCACTATTGCTGTTTTAGAACAACACACTATTGCTTCACCGTTAAAGAAAATTGACACCTTGTTGATTAATCCCAGCCAAAACTTTAGCCAAATTGCCAGTGAGCATTATTTAGCGCTGCCGTTAGCGGTACGTACTATTTTGCGCTTAACCGGTACACGCCAGCATTCTGAATCCAGTTTAGCCAGTTATTTATTGTTTGAGAAAAGTTATACCCGACGCTTAATTGAATTAGGTGTCGAAGATGCTAATCAACAAATGCCACAAATATTAAAATTTTTAAAAAGTTAA
- a CDS encoding NADPH cytochrome P450 oxidoreductase family protein encodes MTLLAILLGFIWLSWTLSVLWRYRQRQPVNGQLSVSILIAYASQTGLARTLALQQQQALGGPKIASLMALSELIPTQLAQFQKVVFVVSTYGDGEPPDNGRRFYRDLLALNKTTSVNRGGKHNANNGILSNVNYEVLALGDSRYPKFCQFAEDLNHELTKLGAKLNTPIHKQDQCQPEPTQHTVQLWQLKARVNLTNELDTGLFHLRLSSKQKGVQWQAGDLVVIYPYNDLKAIPRRYSVASVPDDGEMSLIVRQHQNDNGTSGFCSDWLTSKLALTDSVMLQLEQNVLCHINNNQLPLLLIGAGSGLAGIRGHLAQRTHRVNAGETWLIYGEREVDSAQTLYQEFKHWQQTGVLTQLDYAFSRDPVTPCYVQDVMRDKWLQIADFLGENGQIYVCGRYDGMGTAVDSLLLNALGSDGYQQIQSQGRYLRDLY; translated from the coding sequence ATGACATTGCTAGCAATACTACTTGGTTTTATTTGGTTAAGCTGGACATTGAGCGTGCTGTGGCGTTATCGTCAGCGCCAGCCGGTTAATGGGCAACTGTCGGTGTCAATACTCATTGCTTACGCCAGCCAAACTGGGTTAGCTCGGACGCTGGCGTTACAACAGCAACAGGCATTGGGTGGGCCAAAGATAGCTAGCTTAATGGCATTGTCTGAACTGATACCAACTCAGTTAGCTCAGTTTCAAAAAGTCGTATTTGTTGTCAGTACATACGGCGATGGCGAACCCCCAGATAATGGTCGTCGCTTTTATCGTGATTTGCTAGCGTTAAATAAAACCACCTCGGTTAATCGAGGTGGTAAACATAATGCAAATAACGGTATTTTAAGCAATGTTAACTATGAAGTGTTAGCACTAGGTGATAGTCGGTATCCAAAGTTTTGTCAGTTTGCTGAGGATCTTAATCATGAGCTGACTAAGCTGGGGGCTAAGTTAAATACGCCAATACATAAACAAGATCAATGTCAGCCAGAACCGACACAACATACAGTGCAACTTTGGCAGCTAAAAGCGAGAGTAAACTTAACCAACGAACTAGATACTGGCTTATTTCATCTTCGTTTATCTAGTAAACAAAAGGGAGTGCAATGGCAAGCTGGCGATTTGGTTGTTATTTATCCCTATAATGATCTAAAAGCAATACCGCGTCGCTATTCAGTGGCGTCAGTGCCTGATGATGGCGAGATGAGTTTGATTGTGCGGCAACATCAAAATGATAATGGCACTTCTGGATTTTGCTCTGATTGGCTAACCTCAAAATTAGCTTTAACGGACTCTGTTATGTTGCAATTAGAACAGAATGTGTTATGCCATATAAATAACAACCAATTGCCACTACTGCTGATTGGTGCTGGCAGTGGTTTGGCGGGTATTCGCGGCCACTTAGCACAGCGAACACATCGAGTAAACGCAGGCGAAACATGGCTTATCTATGGAGAGCGCGAAGTAGACTCAGCACAGACGCTTTATCAAGAGTTTAAACACTGGCAGCAGACAGGCGTACTAACGCAGCTAGATTATGCATTTTCACGTGATCCTGTAACTCCTTGTTATGTTCAAGATGTAATGAGGGATAAGTGGCTGCAAATTGCTGATTTCTTAGGTGAAAATGGGCAGATATATGTATGTGGTCGCTATGATGGTATGGGGACTGCTGTAGATAGCTTACTTCTTAATGCACTTGGCTCGGATGGTTATCAGCAAATACAGTCGCAGGGGCGCTATCTACGCGATTTATACTAA
- a CDS encoding DUF3014 domain-containing protein: MTTDTSTTGQQKYYFAIAAVVVVLLLALWFLFKPDAKVIEPEQPIATETAPPVITAPVETVTTPESEFTTDLPAEPEDVVEVVETPLPTLDESDPEIKQTLLNLDWQPGLASLIVTDQMVRNFVVQVDNIAHGQLVKGHNVLQPIDQRFIGGKNPPYQLEDANFSRYEPYVALLESISAAEMLVTLQRFEPLAEQAFKELGYPDDSFKQRVVSAIDVLLQTPEVDYPITLDRPSVMYKFADARLEALPAPQKMMLRMGPENQKRLKAVLRQYRTELQQ; the protein is encoded by the coding sequence ATGACAACAGACACCAGTACCACAGGTCAACAAAAATATTATTTTGCTATTGCTGCCGTTGTCGTAGTGTTATTGCTGGCGCTCTGGTTTTTATTTAAACCGGATGCCAAGGTTATAGAGCCAGAACAACCGATAGCAACTGAAACAGCACCACCGGTGATAACTGCGCCAGTAGAAACCGTCACTACTCCTGAGTCAGAGTTTACAACCGATTTACCGGCTGAGCCAGAAGATGTTGTAGAGGTTGTTGAAACGCCCTTACCGACATTAGATGAATCTGATCCTGAAATTAAGCAGACGTTACTTAATCTAGATTGGCAACCGGGTTTGGCATCATTAATCGTTACCGATCAAATGGTCCGGAATTTTGTGGTGCAAGTAGACAATATTGCTCATGGCCAATTGGTAAAAGGTCATAATGTATTACAGCCCATAGATCAGCGCTTTATTGGTGGTAAAAATCCACCCTACCAGTTAGAAGATGCTAACTTTAGTCGTTATGAGCCTTATGTTGCGCTTTTAGAAAGCATCTCAGCAGCTGAAATGTTAGTGACATTGCAGCGTTTTGAACCCTTAGCAGAACAAGCATTTAAAGAGTTAGGCTATCCAGATGATTCTTTTAAACAGCGGGTTGTTAGTGCTATAGATGTGTTGTTACAAACACCTGAAGTGGATTACCCAATAACACTGGATCGGCCATCTGTAATGTATAAGTTCGCCGATGCCAGATTAGAAGCTCTGCCAGCACCGCAAAAAATGATGTTACGCATGGGCCCTGAGAATCAAAAGCGTTTAAAAGCAGTTTTACGTCAATATCGTACAGAACTGCAGCAATAG
- a CDS encoding DUF2271 domain-containing protein has product MSWIVMALTLVISIFSSHKLSASEINLTVTLPRLNVAEYHAPYVAVWIEDEQRKITHIAVWYDTALSNNKGQEWLKDLRQWWRRGGRELSMPVDGLSGATKGPGQHIIQAQLSAVLSKLPAGKYRIMVEAAREVGGRELLQLPIQLPLTEQSLPAEIAGKAEIELIRLHF; this is encoded by the coding sequence ATGAGTTGGATAGTTATGGCATTAACGTTAGTGATAAGCATATTTAGCAGCCATAAGCTTAGTGCATCAGAAATAAATTTAACGGTAACTTTGCCGCGATTAAATGTGGCTGAATACCATGCGCCCTATGTCGCTGTTTGGATTGAAGATGAGCAGCGTAAAATAACCCATATTGCAGTGTGGTATGACACCGCGTTATCTAATAACAAGGGACAAGAATGGTTAAAAGATCTTCGTCAGTGGTGGCGTCGCGGTGGTCGCGAACTGAGTATGCCTGTTGATGGGCTTAGCGGTGCGACCAAAGGACCTGGTCAACATATAATTCAAGCTCAGTTATCTGCCGTTTTATCAAAGCTACCTGCTGGCAAGTACCGCATTATGGTTGAAGCTGCGCGCGAAGTTGGTGGGCGTGAACTGCTGCAACTGCCAATACAATTACCGTTAACTGAACAGTCGTTACCTGCGGAAATAGCGGGTAAAGCTGAGATTGAATTAATTCGCTTACATTTTTAA
- a CDS encoding DUF4198 domain-containing protein, with protein sequence MHLKFILVAAAVVLISTPVSAHRAWIQPSATVLSGEEATVTVDAAISNTLFHPDHVAMSLDGMQVIGPTGDKVDIINAAKGRYRSVFDIELKTQGTYKIATSSGGLRAVWRDADGKRKMWPARGQQANESEFATAVPIKATDLIVSRSWRRVETFVTVGSPSKAALQPTNQGLELIPVTHPNDLYATETATFKLLFDGQPAAGAEIEVVPGGMRYRNTQQTIKIMANQQGELNITWPHAGMYFLEASYSDDKVAKPATVRQGNYSATFEVLPL encoded by the coding sequence ATGCATTTAAAATTTATATTAGTAGCAGCTGCAGTAGTATTGATTTCAACACCAGTGAGTGCTCACCGCGCATGGATACAGCCTAGTGCAACAGTGTTGTCGGGTGAAGAAGCTACAGTAACGGTAGATGCTGCTATCTCTAATACGTTATTTCATCCAGATCATGTCGCTATGTCGTTAGACGGTATGCAAGTAATAGGTCCTACAGGTGACAAAGTTGATATTATCAATGCTGCGAAGGGCCGTTATCGCAGCGTGTTTGACATCGAGCTTAAAACTCAAGGTACCTACAAAATTGCGACATCTTCAGGTGGATTACGTGCAGTGTGGCGCGATGCTGACGGTAAGCGCAAAATGTGGCCGGCAAGGGGGCAGCAAGCCAATGAGTCTGAATTTGCTACAGCCGTTCCTATTAAAGCCACTGATTTGATAGTCTCCAGAAGTTGGCGCCGTGTTGAAACCTTTGTAACGGTTGGTTCGCCTAGCAAAGCTGCACTGCAACCTACTAACCAAGGTTTAGAGCTAATACCCGTAACGCATCCGAACGATTTATATGCCACCGAAACCGCTACCTTTAAATTATTGTTTGATGGACAGCCGGCAGCTGGGGCAGAAATCGAAGTTGTGCCAGGTGGTATGCGTTATCGTAATACGCAACAGACGATTAAAATCATGGCTAACCAACAAGGCGAGTTAAACATCACTTGGCCGCATGCAGGTATGTACTTTTTAGAGGCCAGCTATAGTGATGATAAAGTAGCTAAGCCAGCAACAGTTCGCCAAGGTAATTATTCAGCAACGTTTGAAGTATTACCTCTGTAA
- a CDS encoding GGDEF domain-containing protein: MEYALLQDNGGSNAPSYAAITKLEHWPEQPQGREQSLVSQLQTTLEIQQQLNIVSMAAGKLLPLAWLQVHTAVGDFIASGSKAAIYEHRSMLILNQQCLAELVYQSDSAFTPMLQRELLQLETEWLFALRNALVVSRLQQMALKDTLTGLGNRRFFDDSLNKAVQLAKRYDDSCGLMLLDLDNFKQVNDIAGHSTGDELLIAVANTMRDTLRITDSVFRFGGDEFAILLSAADTASAELIARRLLKTINQIALCQKYQVTVSIGLALLQPDQSLAQLFTAADQALYQAKNAGKSKLRIAL, translated from the coding sequence ATGGAATATGCTTTGCTACAGGATAATGGCGGCAGTAATGCCCCCAGTTATGCCGCTATAACAAAGCTAGAACATTGGCCTGAGCAGCCGCAAGGTCGCGAACAAAGCTTAGTCAGTCAATTACAAACTACCTTAGAAATACAGCAACAACTTAATATTGTCTCGATGGCGGCCGGCAAGCTTTTGCCTTTGGCTTGGCTGCAGGTGCATACTGCGGTGGGTGATTTTATCGCTAGCGGCTCAAAAGCGGCGATTTATGAACATCGCAGTATGTTGATTTTGAATCAGCAATGCTTAGCCGAGTTAGTGTATCAAAGCGATAGTGCTTTTACGCCAATGTTACAGCGTGAGTTACTGCAATTAGAAACTGAGTGGTTATTTGCGTTGCGTAATGCCTTAGTGGTCAGTCGCTTACAGCAAATGGCTTTAAAAGACACTTTAACGGGCTTAGGTAACCGTCGCTTTTTTGACGATAGCTTAAATAAAGCAGTGCAATTGGCAAAACGGTATGATGATAGCTGTGGTTTAATGTTATTAGATTTAGATAATTTTAAACAAGTTAATGATATTGCTGGCCATAGTACGGGTGATGAGTTGTTAATTGCGGTCGCTAACACTATGCGCGATACCTTACGTATCACTGATAGCGTATTTCGCTTTGGTGGCGATGAGTTTGCTATTTTGTTATCTGCTGCTGATACCGCCAGTGCTGAGCTTATTGCCCGGCGCTTATTAAAAACCATTAACCAAATTGCCTTGTGTCAGAAGTATCAAGTTACCGTCAGTATTGGCTTAGCTTTGCTGCAGCCGGATCAAAGCTTAGCGCAATTATTTACCGCAGCAGATCAGGCGTTATACCAAGCCAAAAATGCCGGTAAAAGTAAACTGCGCATCGCACTTTAA
- the rsmS gene encoding pleiotropic regulatory protein RsmS, translating into MVNKSLQQAPDHIQLAVDLILLLEQNNITPKIVLAALEIVKQDYLQKLPAEPYAKIID; encoded by the coding sequence ATGGTGAATAAATCACTGCAACAAGCGCCAGATCACATTCAATTAGCAGTAGATTTAATTCTATTGCTAGAACAAAACAATATTACGCCCAAAATTGTTTTGGCCGCTTTAGAGATCGTAAAACAAGATTACTTACAGAAATTGCCAGCCGAACCCTATGCAAAAATCATCGACTGA
- a CDS encoding PepSY-associated TM helix domain-containing protein, protein MHLSIGSVRQWHWVSAAVTLVGMLMFAVTGITLNHAADIRGNTQVISIEAEIPESELEVLRPLPAGEIMLPATLRSYLNNYGVNITGHELGQWDGIEFYIAMPKPGADAWLAIDTQLAHFSYERADRGWVAYFNDLHKGRDAGVVWFWFIDIFALFCVIFCSTGLILLFRQGPHRPMTWPIIALGALVPIVIILVFI, encoded by the coding sequence ATGCACCTATCTATTGGCTCGGTTAGGCAATGGCACTGGGTAAGTGCAGCAGTGACGCTGGTAGGCATGCTGATGTTTGCTGTTACTGGCATTACCTTAAATCACGCTGCTGATATCCGTGGTAATACTCAGGTAATCAGCATTGAAGCTGAGATACCAGAGTCGGAGCTTGAAGTGCTTCGGCCGTTGCCTGCTGGTGAGATAATGTTGCCAGCAACGCTGCGCAGTTATCTTAACAATTATGGTGTGAATATTACCGGACACGAACTAGGGCAATGGGATGGCATAGAGTTTTATATTGCCATGCCTAAACCTGGAGCGGATGCGTGGCTGGCTATTGATACTCAGCTGGCGCATTTTAGTTATGAACGCGCGGATCGTGGTTGGGTGGCCTATTTTAATGACTTGCACAAAGGCCGCGATGCAGGAGTCGTTTGGTTTTGGTTTATAGATATTTTCGCTCTGTTTTGTGTAATTTTTTGTAGCACTGGTTTAATTTTGTTATTCAGACAAGGCCCACATCGGCCTATGACATGGCCAATAATCGCCTTAGGGGCATTAGTACCGATAGTAATAATACTGGTATTTATTTAA